One genomic window of Halobellus limi includes the following:
- a CDS encoding type II toxin-antitoxin system HicB family antitoxin, translated as MASATRDAPDEEGVIFIREEDGSITAKDLETGLARGGDTRAQALRLLSEVLELHEGGGEPITEEDLEEFGIEDLETPDEPKELPDFLQ; from the coding sequence ATGGCGAGCGCCACACGAGACGCGCCCGACGAGGAGGGCGTGATCTTCATCCGGGAGGAAGACGGCTCGATCACCGCGAAGGACTTGGAAACGGGTCTCGCTCGCGGTGGCGACACGCGAGCCCAGGCGCTCCGATTGCTCTCGGAGGTTCTCGAACTCCACGAGGGCGGCGGCGAGCCGATCACTGAGGAGGACCTCGAAGAGTTCGGAATCGAGGACCTCGAAACCCCCGACGAGCCGAAGGAACTCCCCGACTTCTTGCAGTAA
- a CDS encoding type II toxin-antitoxin system HicA family toxin, protein MVRTTFSGRNIIGVLTDFGWTPVSREGSHIRLRYENSDTDEVRLVDVPMHDEIAIGTLHSIADQCGADDFHAWCRWIDEHR, encoded by the coding sequence ATGGTGCGAACGACGTTCTCGGGCCGCAATATCATCGGCGTACTCACTGATTTCGGCTGGACGCCGGTCTCTCGCGAGGGAAGCCATATTCGGCTTCGATACGAGAACAGCGATACCGACGAGGTGCGTCTCGTCGACGTCCCGATGCACGACGAGATCGCGATCGGGACGTTGCACTCGATCGCCGATCAGTGCGGAGCCGACGACTTCCACGCGTGGTGCCGCTGGATCGACGAGCATCGGTAG
- a CDS encoding Cdc6/Cdc18 family protein has product MIQNARVLKEDWVPQELKHREGQLQNLSAHLKPVAHDLGPATVMITGPSGTGKTTIAKYIVRQLEQEVLGIRWGYVNAISNTSMTSIVYSLVRDAGRANDLREKGTPRSLMFDRLRDMDDHFVAIVDEVNVLDDEKTIQALWQIPNVTLVLICIDEDDFFAGLDSTVASRVRGAAKVSLERYHHDQLVDILWSRINAGLASGVVDEDAVETIADIAAGDARHAITLLRRAVRDVVERDDEKLTVGNVRPIREEAREEIHERHVDTLGTHQRHLYEIIKDAGEIGASELHERYEKRAGDPRVKSTRRKYLQSLEHYELVSSSGTGRGTKYRFNSP; this is encoded by the coding sequence GTGATCCAAAACGCCCGCGTTCTCAAGGAAGATTGGGTCCCACAAGAACTCAAACACAGAGAAGGTCAACTCCAGAATCTATCAGCACACCTCAAACCGGTCGCTCACGATCTCGGTCCGGCGACGGTGATGATCACCGGACCGTCCGGGACAGGGAAGACGACGATCGCGAAGTACATCGTTCGCCAGCTGGAGCAAGAAGTGCTCGGGATTCGATGGGGATACGTCAACGCGATCTCTAACACGTCGATGACGTCGATCGTCTACTCGCTCGTTCGCGACGCCGGCCGTGCCAACGATCTCCGGGAGAAGGGAACGCCGAGGTCGCTGATGTTCGATCGCCTTCGCGATATGGACGATCACTTCGTCGCGATCGTCGACGAGGTCAACGTGCTCGACGACGAGAAGACCATTCAAGCGCTCTGGCAGATCCCGAACGTGACCCTCGTGCTGATCTGCATCGACGAAGACGACTTCTTCGCCGGCCTTGATTCAACCGTCGCTTCGCGGGTTCGCGGCGCGGCGAAGGTCTCTCTGGAGCGCTATCACCACGACCAACTCGTGGATATTCTCTGGAGTCGGATCAACGCCGGGCTCGCTTCCGGCGTCGTCGACGAAGACGCCGTCGAGACGATCGCCGATATCGCCGCCGGCGACGCCCGCCACGCGATCACGTTGCTTCGGCGCGCGGTCCGTGACGTCGTCGAGAGAGACGACGAGAAGCTGACCGTGGGGAACGTTCGACCGATCCGGGAAGAGGCACGTGAGGAGATCCACGAGCGCCACGTCGATACGCTCGGGACGCATCAGCGCCACCTCTACGAGATCATCAAAGACGCCGGCGAGATCGGGGCTTCGGAGTTGCACGAAAGGTACGAGAAGCGTGCCGGGGATCCGCGAGTGAAGAGTACTCGGCGGAAGTATTTGCAGTCGTTAGAGCACTATGAATTGGTCTCATCTTCAGGCACGGGTCGCGGTACAAAGTATCGGTTTAATTCACCTTGA
- a CDS encoding PRC-barrel domain-containing protein, with amino-acid sequence MTTEGTQLGTVENITMNPKTGDLHALRLGSHDGGSGGYHEIDDGQLIVPADRIEAKEDYLLVRPPK; translated from the coding sequence ATGACGACTGAAGGCACGCAGCTCGGGACGGTGGAGAACATCACGATGAATCCCAAGACGGGAGACCTGCACGCTCTCCGATTGGGGTCACACGACGGTGGCTCAGGTGGTTACCACGAGATCGACGACGGCCAACTCATCGTCCCGGCCGATCGGATCGAAGCGAAAGAGGACTACCTGCTCGTCCGGCCCCCAAAGTAG
- a CDS encoding ribbon-helix-helix domain-containing protein: MSTDAPETGRMVKIDARVPASVLEEIDEEYERRGYASRSEAIRDALRDWLNPSVTLSEETIDALATSREQRECGETRSLDDVAEKYDVDLDE; the protein is encoded by the coding sequence ATGAGCACCGACGCGCCTGAGACCGGGCGAATGGTGAAGATCGACGCCCGCGTTCCGGCCTCGGTACTGGAGGAGATCGACGAGGAGTACGAGCGCCGTGGGTACGCCTCGCGTTCGGAGGCGATCCGTGACGCCCTTCGCGATTGGCTGAACCCCTCGGTGACGCTGTCGGAGGAGACGATCGACGCCCTGGCGACGAGCCGCGAGCAGCGCGAGTGTGGCGAGACCCGATCCCTCGACGACGTCGCGGAGAAGTACGACGTCGACCTTGACGAGTAG
- a CDS encoding restriction endonuclease: MGSYGDHYVVGEEYRNSRDLETNEFLRWLNGPLDGGVNFGRGIAQLKQPGTDECEFLVFYSSDGGSKSPDPWEDIINLEDGIVHYWGDSKAGDGPDPSQRDGNQIVKQQYCETYAKNNREEAPPVLLFVKEESGWVTFNGLCIISGLEIGRHNHDGETVVNYRISLDILDIDAVDLEWIHRKARTGVDVGGPEAWDHWVETGTVNRYSIYNDQIRSRSAQQPTGRFKELHSNIRAHFEGNTREQGKKLEHLIKRILENLDHIDDVQLTPDSGDRGVDLTGKIDLLADTPVPGPDTKIQFKAQVKNKASSVGGRELSRLASRIDDGEIGLFFTMSHYTTNAQEENLSTYPVRLFAGKDLISLLVQTDLVDDTDLNPRVVDEINDAV; encoded by the coding sequence ATGGGAAGTTATGGCGATCACTACGTTGTTGGAGAGGAGTACCGAAACTCCCGAGATCTCGAAACGAACGAGTTCCTCCGGTGGTTAAACGGACCGCTCGACGGCGGGGTCAACTTCGGCCGGGGGATCGCGCAGCTCAAGCAACCGGGAACTGACGAGTGTGAGTTCCTCGTATTCTACTCTTCTGATGGCGGTTCTAAATCGCCAGACCCGTGGGAGGATATCATCAACCTAGAAGACGGCATCGTCCACTACTGGGGAGATTCAAAAGCCGGCGACGGGCCTGATCCGTCTCAACGAGACGGCAACCAGATTGTGAAGCAGCAGTACTGCGAGACCTACGCGAAGAACAACCGCGAGGAAGCTCCCCCGGTTCTCCTGTTCGTCAAAGAGGAATCGGGCTGGGTAACGTTCAACGGGCTCTGTATCATCTCCGGGTTAGAGATCGGCCGACACAACCACGATGGGGAGACCGTCGTCAACTACCGAATATCCTTAGATATTCTCGATATCGACGCCGTCGACTTGGAATGGATTCACCGAAAAGCCCGAACTGGCGTCGACGTCGGAGGCCCGGAGGCGTGGGATCACTGGGTAGAAACGGGAACTGTCAATCGGTACTCGATCTACAACGATCAGATCCGCTCTCGATCGGCTCAACAGCCTACGGGACGGTTCAAGGAGTTGCACTCGAATATCCGCGCTCACTTCGAGGGCAATACCAGAGAGCAGGGAAAGAAGCTTGAGCACCTGATCAAACGGATTTTGGAGAACCTGGATCACATAGACGATGTCCAGCTGACGCCGGATAGCGGCGATCGAGGCGTTGACCTAACGGGGAAGATCGACTTACTGGCGGATACTCCGGTCCCGGGCCCCGATACGAAGATCCAATTCAAAGCCCAGGTCAAAAACAAGGCGAGCAGCGTGGGAGGAAGAGAACTCAGCCGTCTCGCGTCGAGGATTGACGACGGCGAAATTGGACTGTTCTTTACGATGTCTCATTATACTACGAATGCTCAAGAAGAGAACCTCTCAACGTATCCAGTCCGACTCTTTGCCGGGAAGGATCTCATCTCGCTACTGGTTCAAACCGATCTTGTCGACGACACTGATCTGAACCCACGGGTCGTCGACGAGATCAACGACGCTGTTTGA
- a CDS encoding type II toxin-antitoxin system VapC family toxin, with amino-acid sequence MYLDTDVVLAVLKADDWLSSEVDLESIDDPKTSVSTCIEVQYAMEGEWDRTRLTTVNESLAAEGIALVPLREEHIEAGGALQRRYDRLNLFDAVHLGTADVLDETLVSTDTLYPSIEEISTIDPRKI; translated from the coding sequence GTGTATCTTGATACCGACGTCGTTCTCGCCGTTCTGAAGGCCGACGACTGGCTGAGTTCCGAGGTCGATCTCGAATCTATCGACGATCCGAAGACCTCGGTCTCTACCTGTATCGAAGTCCAGTACGCGATGGAAGGCGAATGGGACCGTACGCGTCTCACTACAGTGAATGAATCACTCGCTGCTGAAGGGATCGCCCTCGTTCCGCTTCGCGAGGAGCACATCGAGGCAGGTGGTGCACTCCAGCGGCGGTACGATCGTCTCAATCTCTTTGACGCGGTTCATCTCGGAACTGCCGACGTACTCGACGAAACACTCGTATCGACTGATACGCTCTATCCCTCGATCGAGGAGATCTCTACTATCGACCCGCGTAAAATCTGA
- a CDS encoding ribbon-helix-helix domain-containing protein — protein sequence MSTDRQPVPVSLPPELVRELDELVEEGQFGSRSEALRYGARLVIREDMQKRLHERTSESAKDDIKERLDRKRVS from the coding sequence ATGAGCACTGATAGACAACCCGTTCCGGTTTCACTCCCGCCGGAACTCGTACGCGAACTGGACGAACTCGTCGAAGAGGGACAGTTCGGCTCGCGCTCCGAGGCCCTCCGGTACGGGGCTCGGCTCGTGATCCGCGAGGATATGCAGAAACGGCTCCACGAACGAACCTCCGAATCGGCGAAAGACGACATCAAGGAACGGCTCGATCGCAAACGTGTATCTTGA
- a CDS encoding tyrosine-type recombinase/integrase: MPEPHRDTKSNIRFLKPDQVEAMRDAAHEGRQGARDDALITVLYDTGLRRAELAAVDRDNLDLDDGVLRLPSHVQKDYPNAGSPDPATLRLDPEGELKTERTLRVFLDQRDRDSAALFPSRKSDRITGKGINDAVKRAARRADVRPFTHVGRGETDDVTAHTLRHSVAYRMLHAYDGYTLYDVRNRLRHSRLATTEQRYDHFETV; encoded by the coding sequence ATGCCCGAACCCCACCGAGACACGAAATCGAACATTCGATTCCTGAAGCCCGACCAAGTCGAAGCGATGCGCGACGCCGCCCACGAGGGTCGCCAAGGCGCGCGCGATGACGCGCTGATCACCGTGCTCTACGATACCGGGCTTCGCCGTGCCGAACTCGCCGCCGTCGATCGCGACAACCTCGATCTCGACGACGGAGTGCTTCGACTCCCGTCCCACGTCCAGAAGGACTACCCGAACGCCGGCTCTCCGGACCCGGCGACGCTCCGGCTCGATCCCGAAGGGGAGCTGAAGACCGAGCGGACGCTTCGCGTCTTCCTGGATCAACGAGATCGGGACAGCGCCGCGCTGTTCCCGAGCCGGAAGTCTGACCGAATCACCGGGAAGGGGATCAACGACGCGGTGAAGCGCGCCGCCCGACGTGCTGACGTCCGGCCGTTCACTCACGTCGGCCGCGGCGAGACCGACGACGTCACCGCCCACACGCTACGGCACAGCGTCGCTTATCGGATGCTCCACGCCTACGACGGATACACGCTGTACGATGTCCGGAATCGACTTCGACACTCTCGGCTCGCGACGACAGAACAGCGGTATGATCACTTCGAGACGGTCTGA
- a CDS encoding twin-arginine translocation signal domain-containing protein, translating to MSSEARAESPNSPETAGPTDELISKKTTRRRFIQGAGVAAATAASAGPATAQSTRDKAWTEGRSGLDFSSDFVPNAYNEEDGLTRAKHRMKWGATLEALEFYEDDSGNKARLPGYVPTKSSTPEHDTDNVVTVRADKFDFPDGYNFPRGETYDGDGDGESDEDVYALDATHWSTTDASTGTVSVTDADLDVSKALNVASSSLADGETVSATFTDVSVSDDVEKSYFQGVINVNSVGSNALVKIALRDDDGDEKILTVDPSGDASTAKVITTGAGNGIVFQQRIGDLATDGSGDGTFDSIEEVEIRISASGGASDADVTLTAFNAEKPAKWVFGSYLKNEGTDSEERVKRERPGPGTFTMTSLDTMSDELKDDSAVIYDVEQPMRYTMQESDHPFEFRFLEASDYPGYDYRLQIRGKQSVPTGYDLTHTALSWFDQVTAPASRYVEVWTATGTEDVDFADIDDTSKTAHAGNYDSRGAEVTLKSSASAGNVNTFFADILLTSSNKSDAESSGGGGGGAPPSAKGGNGILSVIAAIFGGLGITGLLARLSG from the coding sequence ATGTCGAGTGAAGCACGGGCTGAAAGCCCGAACTCGCCGGAAACGGCGGGACCGACTGACGAACTGATCTCGAAGAAAACGACGCGGCGGCGGTTCATCCAGGGCGCGGGCGTCGCGGCGGCGACCGCGGCGTCGGCGGGCCCGGCGACGGCACAGTCGACGCGCGACAAGGCGTGGACCGAGGGTCGCTCGGGGCTCGACTTCTCGTCGGACTTCGTCCCGAACGCGTACAACGAGGAAGACGGACTGACGCGGGCGAAGCACCGGATGAAGTGGGGCGCGACGCTCGAAGCGCTGGAGTTCTACGAAGACGACAGCGGGAACAAGGCCCGGCTTCCGGGCTACGTCCCGACGAAGTCGAGCACGCCCGAGCACGACACGGACAACGTCGTCACCGTGCGGGCGGACAAGTTCGACTTCCCGGACGGCTACAACTTCCCGCGCGGGGAGACCTACGACGGGGACGGCGACGGCGAGAGCGACGAAGACGTCTACGCGCTCGACGCGACGCACTGGAGCACGACGGACGCGTCGACCGGAACGGTCAGCGTCACCGACGCGGATCTCGACGTCTCGAAGGCGCTCAACGTGGCGTCGAGTTCGCTCGCGGACGGCGAGACGGTGTCGGCGACGTTCACGGACGTCTCCGTCTCCGACGACGTCGAAAAGTCGTACTTCCAGGGCGTCATCAACGTCAACAGCGTCGGGTCGAACGCGCTCGTCAAGATCGCTCTTCGCGACGACGACGGCGACGAGAAGATCCTGACCGTCGACCCGTCCGGAGACGCGTCGACGGCGAAGGTGATCACCACCGGAGCCGGAAACGGGATCGTCTTCCAGCAGCGGATCGGCGATCTCGCGACGGACGGCTCGGGCGACGGCACCTTCGACTCGATCGAGGAAGTCGAGATCCGGATCTCCGCGTCGGGCGGGGCGTCGGACGCCGACGTGACGCTGACCGCGTTCAACGCGGAGAAGCCCGCGAAGTGGGTCTTCGGGTCGTACCTGAAGAACGAGGGCACCGACAGCGAAGAGCGCGTGAAGCGGGAGCGGCCGGGTCCGGGCACGTTCACGATGACGTCGCTCGATACGATGAGCGACGAACTCAAAGACGACTCGGCGGTGATCTACGACGTCGAACAGCCGATGCGGTACACGATGCAGGAGTCAGATCACCCCTTCGAGTTCCGGTTCCTCGAAGCGAGCGACTACCCGGGGTACGACTACCGGCTTCAGATCCGCGGGAAGCAGTCGGTACCGACGGGCTACGACCTGACGCACACGGCGCTGTCGTGGTTCGATCAGGTGACGGCCCCCGCGAGCCGGTACGTCGAAGTGTGGACCGCGACGGGGACCGAAGATGTCGACTTCGCCGACATCGACGACACGTCAAAGACGGCCCACGCGGGGAACTACGACTCCCGGGGCGCGGAGGTGACGCTGAAGTCGTCGGCGTCGGCCGGGAACGTGAACACGTTCTTCGCCGACATCCTTCTGACGTCGTCGAACAAGTCCGACGCGGAGTCCTCGGGCGGGGGCGGCGGGGGCGCTCCACCGTCCGCGAAGGGCGGTAACGGGATCCTCAGTGTGATCGCCGCGATCTTCGGCGGACTCGGGATCACGGGGCTACTCGCGCGGCTTTCGGGGTGA
- a CDS encoding helix-turn-helix domain-containing protein has translation MSDIDTVDPTHNTPTTVNEQALEGHNWYAEVGARRRIRSRFPEAARLDMIYPVKPDAARASYFEPGGRHSEYALHDDLEALDGIVVESTHILIPHETVADLYVDEDERDELDDLVYRVLSKMRVDEIERDGEIHYRIPDDPNNVTDDKRRTDPRPVLVECEPGHHWNALQELKSRRNAENRDIKGLVTARDSETGTGKTTLAETLSIDWDHSPGGWDAEDQGTLHSKEYTRAYLNLDPGAMLLGDEMEQMADNRRSTSSNNVTLTQFWSTMRAWQVSTLATLPSTSMLDKRLKELADFRINVIERGVGIVYLSKVDDHSGEVFEKRLHRIRWGDLAGNPEHEKMKEKKIEHMENFSERSYLVDDEDDELGLDDLPLDLRNEIWALLVDAGVEQSVIAEAWDMSRSTVSKAIKPFRDEGESGGGEAAV, from the coding sequence ATGAGCGACATCGATACCGTAGATCCGACCCACAACACCCCAACCACAGTCAACGAACAGGCACTCGAAGGACACAACTGGTACGCCGAAGTCGGCGCTCGACGTCGAATCCGGTCGCGGTTCCCCGAAGCGGCGCGGCTCGATATGATCTATCCGGTGAAGCCCGATGCAGCACGGGCGAGTTACTTCGAGCCGGGAGGAAGACACAGCGAGTACGCGCTTCACGACGACCTCGAAGCGCTCGACGGGATCGTCGTCGAGTCCACGCATATTCTGATCCCCCACGAGACCGTCGCCGATCTCTACGTCGACGAAGACGAGCGCGACGAGCTGGACGATCTCGTCTACCGGGTGCTATCGAAGATGCGCGTCGACGAGATCGAACGCGACGGGGAGATCCATTACCGGATCCCGGACGATCCGAACAACGTCACCGACGACAAGCGGCGTACCGATCCCCGACCCGTACTCGTAGAGTGCGAACCGGGACACCACTGGAATGCCCTCCAGGAACTCAAGAGCCGTCGGAACGCGGAGAACCGAGACATCAAGGGGCTCGTGACGGCTCGCGACAGCGAGACCGGAACGGGGAAGACGACGCTGGCGGAGACGCTGTCGATCGATTGGGATCACTCTCCCGGCGGGTGGGACGCCGAAGATCAGGGAACGCTCCACTCCAAGGAGTACACGCGAGCGTACCTGAATCTCGATCCCGGGGCGATGCTACTCGGCGATGAGATGGAACAAATGGCCGACAACCGACGCTCGACGTCTTCGAACAACGTGACGCTGACGCAGTTCTGGAGCACGATGCGAGCGTGGCAAGTGTCGACGCTCGCGACGCTCCCATCGACGTCGATGCTGGATAAGCGGCTGAAGGAACTCGCTGACTTCCGGATCAACGTGATCGAGCGGGGCGTCGGGATCGTCTATCTCTCGAAGGTCGACGATCACTCGGGGGAAGTCTTCGAGAAGCGGCTTCATCGGATCCGTTGGGGCGATCTCGCCGGGAACCCGGAGCACGAGAAAATGAAGGAAAAGAAGATCGAGCATATGGAGAACTTCAGCGAGCGGTCGTATCTCGTCGATGACGAAGACGACGAACTCGGCCTCGACGATCTCCCGCTCGATCTCCGGAACGAGATATGGGCCTTGCTCGTCGACGCCGGCGTCGAGCAAAGCGTGATCGCCGAAGCGTGGGATATGAGTCGATCGACGGTCTCGAAGGCGATCAAGCCGTTCCGTGACGAGGGCGAGAGTGGGGGAGGTGAAGCGGCCGTATGA
- a CDS encoding two-component system sensor histidine kinase NtrB has protein sequence MEFQTVEQYRALIDHSTDVIVLFDKTGVIQFASPAVETMLGYDPNELIGEQAFSLIHPDDREQAVEAFNQIVGAPSQSTKKQEHRLRHADGSWVWAESVTTNRTESDIEGFVINTREITERKRNEKQLEKRTEQLEALNRVVRHDIRNDMSVILGWGEQLQKHVTDEGQDALDRVLRKSRHVIELTEISRDFVESLVSDDTTEVKPVDLQQYIKTELAAVRESYPNAQFDVSGDISDVSVRANEMLSSVFRNLFENAVQHNNEETPVITVTYVDRDETVRVRIADNGPGIPDEQKEQIFGKGKRGLDSSGSGIGLYLVHTLTDQFGGDVWVEDNDPKGAVFIVELQKAE, from the coding sequence ATGGAATTTCAGACTGTCGAACAATACAGGGCACTCATCGACCACTCTACGGACGTCATCGTACTATTCGATAAAACCGGGGTCATTCAGTTTGCTAGTCCCGCTGTCGAGACGATGCTCGGATACGATCCCAATGAACTAATCGGGGAACAGGCGTTTAGTCTGATTCACCCCGACGACAGGGAGCAAGCTGTCGAAGCGTTCAACCAGATTGTCGGAGCACCCAGTCAATCAACGAAAAAACAGGAACACCGGCTTCGACACGCAGACGGTTCGTGGGTCTGGGCGGAATCAGTCACGACCAACAGGACCGAGTCCGATATCGAGGGATTCGTCATCAATACCCGCGAGATCACCGAGCGCAAGCGCAACGAGAAACAGTTGGAGAAGAGAACTGAGCAGCTAGAGGCACTGAATCGCGTGGTTCGCCACGATATTCGAAACGATATGTCTGTGATTCTCGGGTGGGGTGAACAGCTTCAAAAACACGTGACTGACGAGGGACAAGACGCGCTCGACCGCGTGTTGCGAAAATCTCGTCACGTAATTGAACTCACAGAGATCTCCCGGGATTTCGTCGAATCGCTAGTTAGCGACGACACGACCGAGGTGAAACCCGTTGATCTCCAGCAGTATATAAAAACGGAACTCGCTGCGGTACGTGAGTCCTATCCAAATGCTCAGTTTGACGTGTCAGGTGACATCTCCGACGTATCCGTTCGCGCAAACGAGATGCTCTCATCAGTCTTCAGGAATCTCTTCGAGAATGCGGTGCAACACAACAACGAAGAGACACCCGTAATCACGGTCACATACGTTGATCGAGACGAAACCGTTCGGGTTCGGATTGCGGATAACGGCCCTGGAATCCCAGATGAGCAAAAAGAGCAGATATTCGGGAAGGGAAAAAGAGGATTAGATAGTTCTGGATCCGGGATTGGCCTGTATCTCGTTCACACATTGACAGACCAGTTCGGGGGTGACGTTTGGGTTGAAGACAATGATCCCAAAGGGGCCGTCTTTATTGTCGAACTTCAAAAAGCAGAGTGA
- a CDS encoding MarR family transcriptional regulator, producing MSTDSPPTSELHTDVTGVEKTSFPEPRAHGAAITEVFADLAPSKRDAPRGEKGTLYDAALQLWIDEIGDPDLEPYPVVEGFDPEWLPEPTGEWVVLQSSSRWKAGTGTGSDYSAYHEQHLKIRDRIETVDGVEYQKPPVALHVEIMPQYPGMVYKSGDELDLPHGEGSRILAWTTWAETAEEIERRAYDVLRAAYGDDVIDVEPDRVDESRRVPKAEAHVRFDIDKKGAVVETVNDSKDLIDYGGTAEIESRSRRQREGWLECIVESDRWDSLGFEEQPFSTEVKVYQHSNWDRISVDDPLHHPKLEASFAGVDRGPLPHVSEFDDVLDHLRRIVATHALWAGVDRGDLVADDFFDGPAAAPWSFERPTGRREMLRRRYEDAATTVFMEAASKLTTAVHDILATVVQENGATYDKLEEVTGLARSTVRYHVARLAEKGVLKRIGNPVLVCFESWNLRDRAREKIREARPERTREDVADDAEERRQRRNDDDDAGDVDRDDLEGSDDVDDDRIGFRYLAGISADLDSIRDEFHDGRLGDEDIRIRVDALRERLR from the coding sequence TTGAGTACCGACAGCCCGCCGACGAGCGAACTCCACACGGACGTCACCGGCGTCGAGAAGACGTCGTTCCCCGAGCCGCGCGCTCACGGCGCCGCGATCACCGAAGTCTTCGCCGACCTCGCACCCTCGAAGCGCGACGCACCCCGTGGAGAGAAGGGAACGCTCTACGACGCCGCGCTTCAGCTGTGGATCGACGAGATCGGGGATCCAGACCTGGAGCCGTACCCGGTCGTCGAAGGCTTCGATCCCGAGTGGCTTCCCGAGCCGACCGGCGAGTGGGTCGTTCTTCAGTCGTCGAGCCGGTGGAAGGCCGGCACCGGTACCGGATCCGATTACAGCGCGTACCACGAGCAACACCTGAAGATCCGCGACCGGATCGAGACCGTCGACGGCGTCGAGTATCAGAAGCCGCCGGTCGCCTTGCACGTCGAGATTATGCCGCAGTACCCGGGCATGGTCTACAAGAGTGGTGACGAACTCGATCTCCCCCACGGAGAGGGCTCGCGAATCCTCGCGTGGACTACGTGGGCGGAGACCGCCGAAGAGATCGAGCGGCGCGCCTACGACGTACTCCGCGCCGCCTATGGTGACGACGTGATCGACGTCGAGCCCGATCGCGTCGACGAGAGTCGGCGCGTTCCGAAGGCCGAAGCCCACGTTCGTTTTGACATCGACAAGAAGGGAGCGGTCGTCGAGACGGTGAACGACTCGAAAGACCTGATCGACTACGGCGGCACCGCCGAGATCGAGTCGCGATCGCGTCGACAGCGGGAAGGATGGCTTGAGTGCATCGTCGAATCGGATCGGTGGGATTCACTCGGATTCGAGGAACAGCCCTTCTCGACCGAGGTGAAGGTCTATCAGCACTCGAATTGGGATCGGATCAGCGTCGATGATCCGCTTCACCACCCGAAGCTCGAAGCGTCCTTCGCCGGCGTCGATCGAGGTCCGCTCCCGCACGTCAGCGAGTTCGACGACGTGCTCGATCACCTTCGTCGGATCGTCGCCACGCACGCGTTATGGGCCGGCGTCGATCGCGGCGATCTCGTCGCCGACGACTTCTTCGACGGCCCGGCCGCCGCGCCCTGGAGCTTCGAGCGACCGACCGGTCGACGGGAGATGCTTCGGAGACGGTACGAAGACGCCGCGACGACGGTGTTTATGGAAGCCGCGTCGAAGCTGACGACGGCTGTTCACGACATTCTCGCGACCGTCGTACAAGAGAACGGAGCCACCTACGATAAGCTCGAAGAGGTGACGGGACTCGCCCGGTCGACGGTGCGGTACCACGTCGCTCGGCTCGCTGAAAAGGGGGTGCTGAAGCGCATCGGAAACCCGGTGCTCGTCTGCTTCGAGTCGTGGAACCTCCGCGACCGTGCTCGCGAGAAAATCCGGGAAGCTCGTCCCGAACGTACCCGAGAAGACGTCGCTGATGACGCCGAAGAGCGTCGCCAGCGCCGGAACGATGACGACGACGCCGGCGACGTCGATCGCGACGACCTGGAGGGAAGCGACGACGTCGACGACGATCGGATCGGTTTCCGGTACCTAGCGGGGATCTCGGCTGATCTCGACTCGATCCGTGACGAGTTCCACGACGGCCGACTCGGTGACGAAGACATACGCATACGCGTCGACGCGTTGCGCGAGCGTCTGAGATAG
- a CDS encoding DUF7563 family protein has translation MMHVVRDRPEGQTACACCGAHVTDDFRRVFGDENDVAHRCLACDCRARIQRGSAAGTIVDLPDPQDHPNRNRGRRVHARTDGGDVR, from the coding sequence ATGATGCACGTCGTTCGCGATCGCCCCGAAGGGCAAACCGCGTGCGCGTGTTGCGGGGCCCACGTCACCGACGACTTCCGCCGCGTCTTCGGCGACGAGAACGACGTCGCCCACCGCTGTCTCGCGTGTGACTGCCGGGCGCGAATCCAACGCGGGAGCGCCGCCGGCACGATCGTCGATCTACCCGATCCTCAGGATCACCCGAACCGGAACCGCGGTCGTCGCGTCCACGCTCGTACTGACGGGGGTGACGTCCGTTGA